A region from the Drosophila ananassae strain 14024-0371.13 chromosome 2L, ASM1763931v2, whole genome shotgun sequence genome encodes:
- the LOC6499923 gene encoding alkaline phosphatase, tissue-nonspecific isozyme, which produces MPTPHRTKEICRAVRLKSTQVFIVAGTILITVLVTLVCIGLTTRYEVENEVANVADVDYWKDRVSAVQKVWYDKGIAELNEALRKPRGPLFPKNVLIFMVQGVGGGDLAAYRFPVISGNSQGNTNFLWDTFSHVARLKNSCSQQSPCQVGSVSRALWSGIPLDVSLGGESDCWIADNQTDNFLSVVRQAQLAGLRTGFVTDQRITGTTGAALYGNSKYECDERMPVGSIQMGCQDIARQLISGETGKSLNVIMGGGRQMLNSLVPKTKWDLVDELLCESGDGRNLLKEWRSQKLRHSKIEPIKFEVVQRTDELESLNATSFDYLMGVFANGDLSGNPRAPSLTLMVEKSLKVLKRNKQGYFLLVEHFIKSGMDKRMQLELLNETLSNLQSEEDTLTLVLVTNAIYPKPSLDVSEETETISHLSEFFGEDEIEIQRRLYQMPTDSLVFAKGPKSSLFYGVQKETFLAHSLAYVLSRSKDG; this is translated from the exons TAAAGAAATCTGTCGAGCCGTGAGGCTGAAATCTACGCAGGTCTTCATTGTGGCCGGAACCATTTTGATAACAGTCTTAGTGACATTGGTCTGCATTGGTCTTACTACGCGCTACGAAGTGGAGAACGAGGTGGCCAATGTGGCGGATGTGGATTACTGGAAGGACAGGGTCTCCGCTGTACAGAAAGTTTGGTACGACAAAGGCATTGCCGAGCTAAACGAAGCCCTCCGAAAACCAAGGGGTCCGCTCTTCCCAAAAAACGTTTTGATATTTATGGTCCAGGGTGTCGGTGGTGGCGATTTGGCGGCTTATAGATTCCCAGTAATTAGTGGAAATAGCCAGGGGAATACCAATTTTCTTTGGGACACATTTTCCCACGTGGCTCGATTGAAAAATAGCTGCAGTCAGCAGTCACCCTGCCAGGTGGGAAGCGTTTCGCGAGCTTTATGGTCTGGAATACCTCTGGATGTGTCACTTGGAGGGGAGTCGGATTGTTGGATTGCCGATAACCAGACTGATAACTTTCTGAGTGTTGTGCGTCAGGCCCAGTTGGCTGGCTTGCGAACGGGCTTTGTGACTGACCAAAGGATCACAGGAACCACAGGAGCTGCTCTCTACGGGAACAGTAAATATGAGTGCGACGAAAGAATGCCAGTCGGATCAATTCAGATGGGATGTCAGGACATTGCCCGCCAGTTGATTTCCGGAGAAACCGGGAAGTCCCTGAATGTGATCATGGGCGGTGGTCGCCAAATGCTGAATAGTCTTGTGCCGAAAACCAAATGGGATCTAGTGGACGAATTGCTCTGCGAGTCAGGTGACGGGCGCAACCTTCTCAAGGAGTGGAGATCGCAAAAACTCAGACACAGCAAAATCGAACCCATAAAGTTCGAAGTTGTCCAGAGAACTGATGAACTGGAATCTTTGAATGCCACTAGTTTTGACTACCTTATGGGTGTATTCGCGAATGGTGACTTGAGTGGAAACCCAAGAGCCCCTAGTCTTACGCTAATGGTGGAAAAATCGTTGAAAGTTCTAAAAAGAAATAAGCAGGGATACTTTCTTCTTGTGGAGCACTTTATTAAGTCTGGGATGGATAAGCGAATGCAACTGGAACTTTTAAATGAAACTTTGAGCAATCTTCAGTCAGAAGAGGATACCCTAACTTTAGTCCTTGTAACCAACGCCATCTATCCAAAACCTAGCCTGGATGTCAGCGAGGAGACGGAGACAATCAGTCATTTGTCAGAATTCTTCGGAGAAGATGAAATAGAAATCCAAAGGAGGCTTTATCAAATGCCAACGGACAGTTTGGTGTTTGCCAAAG gACCCAAGTCTTCTTTGTTTTATGGAGTTCAAAAAGAGACCTTCTTGGCACATTCTTTGGCTTATGTTCTTAGCAGAAGTAAGGATGGTTAA